Proteins encoded within one genomic window of Geotalea daltonii FRC-32:
- a CDS encoding HD domain-containing phosphohydrolase yields the protein MAETILFVDDEKVYLDYTRGLFENRGLTVLTASSGIEALQIVNQNIIAVVVADNQMPGMNGLELLAKIKEISPHTVKIMMTGSADLATTLSAINNGEVFRFVVKPWKDTEMVKAVKDGIRRFRILQSLKREDEFVLHSLAQTIELKDACTKGHCDRVATIAMQIAIKLGVSENKQEEIKFGSWLHDCGKIGVPEAVLNAPRQLTEEEFELVKNHSVWGCTVVRKANLSEAVQNIVLYHHERYDGRGYPSGLQGNDIPLEARIVAVADVYDALSVDRPYRSKLSREQIIETIDGMRGTYLDPEIVDALFAVIDS from the coding sequence ATGGCGGAAACCATTCTTTTTGTCGATGATGAGAAGGTCTATCTTGACTACACGCGCGGGCTCTTCGAAAACAGGGGACTCACTGTTCTGACAGCCAGTTCGGGGATTGAAGCGCTGCAGATTGTCAACCAGAATATAATTGCCGTTGTTGTGGCCGACAACCAGATGCCCGGCATGAACGGACTTGAGCTGCTGGCAAAGATCAAGGAGATTTCACCACATACGGTGAAGATCATGATGACCGGCAGCGCCGACTTGGCCACAACCCTTTCCGCAATCAACAATGGTGAAGTTTTCCGCTTTGTCGTCAAACCATGGAAAGACACGGAGATGGTCAAGGCTGTAAAGGACGGTATCCGCAGATTTCGCATCTTGCAATCCCTGAAGAGAGAGGACGAATTCGTCCTCCATTCCCTGGCGCAGACCATCGAGCTGAAAGATGCCTGTACCAAAGGGCACTGCGACCGTGTGGCCACCATTGCCATGCAGATCGCGATAAAACTAGGTGTGAGCGAGAACAAACAGGAAGAAATCAAATTCGGCAGCTGGCTCCACGACTGCGGCAAGATCGGCGTTCCGGAGGCGGTACTGAATGCCCCCCGCCAACTGACAGAGGAGGAATTCGAGCTGGTAAAGAATCACTCGGTCTGGGGATGCACCGTGGTTCGCAAGGCAAACCTTTCTGAGGCCGTACAGAACATCGTCCTCTATCATCATGAACGCTATGACGGGCGTGGCTATCCTTCAGGCTTGCAGGGAAACGATATCCCGTTGGAAGCCCGGATCGTGGCTGTCGCAGACGTCTACGATGCGCTCTCCGTGGACCGGCCATACCGCAGCAAACTTTCCCGGGAGCAGATCATTGAAACAATCGACGGCATGCGCGGCACTTATCTCGATCCGGAGATCGTCGATGCGTTGTTTGCCGTCATCGATTCCTGA